In Syntrophotaleaceae bacterium, a genomic segment contains:
- the cobC gene encoding alpha-ribazole phosphatase has translation MTSFSRETTRIYLVRHGQVEGSEEKRYNGQSDVRLTSLGLAQFGALQKRLEDKPIAAVYSSDLSRCLDGARIISKPHGLVPVALRALRELDIGHWQGKAWDELKRRYPEEWQARLKDIVHYRVPGGENLIDVRGRVAPALQELVERHRGEEVVVVGHGGINRIVLLEALAAPLSALFRLEQNFGCLNIVDYRQDGGATVQLVNG, from the coding sequence ATGACTTCTTTTTCCAGAGAGACGACCCGCATCTACCTGGTGAGGCACGGACAGGTCGAAGGGTCGGAGGAGAAACGCTACAACGGCCAATCCGACGTGCGGCTGACCTCCCTGGGGCTGGCTCAGTTCGGGGCCCTGCAAAAGCGTCTCGAAGACAAGCCGATTGCCGCCGTCTACAGCAGCGATCTCTCCCGCTGTCTGGATGGGGCCCGTATCATCTCTAAACCTCACGGTCTGGTTCCGGTTGCTCTGCGGGCTTTGCGCGAGCTGGACATCGGGCATTGGCAGGGCAAGGCCTGGGACGAACTGAAGCGGCGCTACCCGGAAGAATGGCAGGCGCGGCTGAAGGATATCGTTCATTATCGGGTGCCGGGCGGGGAGAATCTGATCGACGTGCGCGGCAGGGTCGCTCCGGCCTTGCAGGAACTGGTGGAGCGCCACCGGGGGGAGGAAGTTGTCGTGGTCGGCCACGGCGGCATCAATCGGATCGTGCTGCTCGAGGCCCTGGCGGCTCCCCTGTCCGCCCTGTTTCGGTTGGAACAGAATTTCGGCTGTCTCAACATCGTCGACTATCGGCAGGATGGAGGGGCAACGGTTCAATTGGTGAACGGCTAG